The proteins below come from a single Eubacterium limosum genomic window:
- a CDS encoding metal-sensing transcriptional repressor yields the protein MRECMEDLPKLQARLKRIEGQIRGISDMMEKDVPCNEILIQINAAKSALHKVGQMVVEGHLHHCVKDSIEHGNTEETLKDLSKVIEYFSRI from the coding sequence ATGAGAGAATGTATGGAAGACTTACCGAAACTGCAGGCGCGGCTGAAACGCATCGAAGGCCAGATCCGCGGCATTTCGGACATGATGGAAAAGGACGTTCCCTGTAATGAAATCCTGATTCAGATCAACGCTGCCAAATCGGCCCTGCACAAGGTGGGGCAGATGGTTGTGGAGGGGCATCTGCACCACTGCGTCAAGGACAGCATCGAGCATGGAAATACCGAGGAAACACTAAAGGATTTGTCAAAGGTCATTGAGTATTTTTCAAGGATCTGA
- a CDS encoding ABC transporter ATP-binding protein, with translation MTMIAIEHLTRDYGEGRGIFDLSLEVKHGEVFGYLGPNGAGKTTTIRHLMGFLSPKRGKCVIDGLDCFKQAAEIKEFLGYLPGEIAFFDSMTGVEFLNFMAEMRGMKDRAKMEKLISFFDLNPKGKIRKMSKGTKQKLGLVSAFMHDPEVLILDEPTSGLDPLMQNRFIRLILNEKKKGTTILMSSHSFEEVERTCDRVGIIRAGELVALDSVASLKAERHKVYRVSFATAQEAGDFAARCNGTRQLKEHPQLVEVRVAGSMDGFLKMLTGYHAMELDTVSQDLEDIFMQYYGGKHHA, from the coding sequence ATTACAATGATAGCAATCGAGCACCTGACCAGAGACTACGGCGAGGGCCGCGGGATTTTCGACTTATCCCTGGAGGTTAAGCACGGCGAGGTCTTTGGTTACCTGGGCCCCAACGGCGCCGGGAAAACCACGACCATCCGCCATCTGATGGGCTTTCTTTCGCCCAAGCGCGGCAAATGTGTGATCGATGGCCTGGACTGCTTTAAGCAGGCGGCTGAGATCAAGGAATTTTTAGGGTACCTGCCCGGGGAGATCGCCTTTTTCGACAGCATGACCGGCGTGGAGTTTCTGAACTTTATGGCCGAGATGCGGGGCATGAAGGACCGCGCGAAAATGGAAAAGCTCATCAGCTTTTTCGACCTGAACCCGAAAGGCAAGATCCGTAAGATGTCCAAGGGCACCAAGCAGAAGCTGGGCCTGGTATCAGCCTTCATGCACGACCCCGAGGTCCTGATCCTCGACGAGCCCACCAGCGGGCTGGACCCCCTCATGCAGAACCGGTTTATCCGTCTGATCCTCAATGAGAAGAAAAAGGGCACGACCATTCTCATGTCCTCCCACAGCTTTGAGGAGGTCGAGCGGACCTGTGACCGGGTGGGCATTATCCGTGCCGGGGAGCTGGTAGCCCTGGACAGCGTGGCCTCTCTCAAGGCAGAGCGCCACAAGGTCTACCGGGTCAGTTTCGCTACGGCCCAGGAGGCCGGAGACTTCGCGGCCCGGTGCAACGGCACCCGCCAGCTGAAAGAGCACCCCCAGCTCGTGGAGGTGCGGGTGGCAGGAAGCATGGACGGCTTTCTGAAAATGCTCACCGGCTACCACGCCATGGAGTTGGACACGGTCTCCCAGGATCTGGAGGATATTTTTATGCAGTATTACGGAGGTAAACATCATGCTTAG
- a CDS encoding SDR family NAD(P)-dependent oxidoreductase, translated as MRIAIVTGASSGLGREFVKQISEREHLDEIWAVARRRERLEALAREVKTPVRPVVMDLTDTGSFPELTALMAEKQPDVRLLVNAAGMGKLGNYAEVTEADSNALIDLNCRGAVDMTLRVLPYMQKGARIMQICSVAAFMPLPGMNLYAASKAFLLSYTRALRWELFGRGIRVTAVCPYWIKNTEFVPRASANADRSAVRHLPFAGTVQTVVRRSMRDSRLGAAVSTPGLASFGLRVFGKVVPHGLGMAFWNVLRKV; from the coding sequence ATGAGAATAGCCATTGTGACCGGGGCGTCCAGCGGGCTTGGACGCGAGTTTGTAAAACAGATCAGTGAACGTGAGCATCTGGATGAGATCTGGGCTGTTGCCCGGAGGCGGGAACGCCTGGAGGCGCTGGCCAGGGAAGTAAAAACACCGGTGAGGCCTGTAGTCATGGACCTGACAGACACCGGCAGCTTTCCGGAGCTGACAGCCCTGATGGCCGAGAAGCAGCCGGATGTGCGGCTGCTGGTCAACGCCGCGGGTATGGGTAAGTTGGGGAACTACGCCGAGGTGACCGAGGCGGACAGCAACGCTCTCATTGATTTAAACTGCCGGGGGGCAGTCGATATGACCCTGAGGGTACTGCCGTACATGCAGAAAGGCGCGAGAATTATGCAGATCTGCTCGGTGGCGGCCTTTATGCCCCTGCCCGGCATGAATCTGTACGCGGCCTCCAAGGCCTTTCTGCTCAGCTATACCAGGGCTTTGCGCTGGGAGCTGTTCGGCCGGGGCATCCGGGTGACGGCGGTCTGCCCCTACTGGATCAAAAACACCGAGTTTGTGCCGCGGGCCAGCGCCAACGCGGACCGTTCCGCGGTGCGCCACCTGCCCTTTGCGGGCACCGTCCAGACGGTTGTGCGCCGCTCTATGAGGGACAGCCGCCTGGGCGCGGCCGTATCCACACCGGGCCTCGCCAGCTTTGGGCTGCGGGTGTTTGGCAAAGTAGTGCCCCACGGGCTGGGCATGGCTTTCTGGAACGTGCTCAGGAAAGTCTGA
- a CDS encoding bifunctional diguanylate cyclase/phosphodiesterase yields MNNKRLSVLLITAILSLSLLAGGMLFYIERVNTSLWQRSVTEILELTRQGSDTLDTFIEKDYDTLQVFINEMARKDPDDQAWIQEHLTRFKTPPYEKYYCIDLDGNRLYGEGAVTGLEPEKAEYLSKLSGQGVLEPYNDSLDGVQSLGVYKRFTFSNGHSALVLKQHRIEDIAQNFALSFYSGSGFSYVVKNDGEVLIRSANKNSNRTFKNLYDIIDLSGKNSESALASFRAALESGQSGTAVFSYNTAQNVFCYVPMSSAEGWYLVSIIPNRVVMKQANNIINGTLMLCGLIAALILAIMFIYNRSRRAHRQEVLQIAYYDSLTGLPNFEKFKLEGAGLMARSPDTRWCVLYIDITGFKLVNDVMGFQFGDEVLRYLADVLLKEKGEQDIVCRFSADNFLFLHAYERREDVGALCQRIIGAMRCPAIGGRQNVPLSVHIGVFCLEDDPGAGDISLMVDRAHMAQKSIKNGRSNQYCQYDSSMRSEMLRRSEMEAVMEKALADGEFTFYIQPKYDVNGRKIVGAEALARWIQPGEKMVSPGEFIPVFEQNQFILQLDEYIFTRVCESLKNRLERGLPVVTISVNVSRVHVRQENFVSIYQGIKERYRIPDGLIELELTESIFLENLDRIGGIIRELREAGFGCSIDDFGSGYSSLNALKELPVNVIKLDREFLLNEGDTGKGAIIVRSIIQMAKKLEIQTVAEGVETPGQLAFLKGAGCDMIQGFIFSRPLPEPDFARLLEENT; encoded by the coding sequence ATGAACAATAAGCGTCTATCCGTGCTTCTGATCACAGCCATCCTCTCCCTGAGCCTGCTGGCCGGTGGGATGCTGTTCTATATTGAGCGTGTCAATACCTCTCTGTGGCAGCGGTCCGTTACAGAGATACTGGAGCTGACCCGTCAGGGAAGCGACACCCTGGATACCTTTATCGAAAAAGATTACGATACCCTGCAGGTTTTTATCAACGAGATGGCCAGGAAGGACCCGGATGACCAGGCATGGATACAGGAGCATCTGACGCGGTTCAAGACACCTCCCTATGAAAAATATTACTGTATCGACCTGGACGGAAACCGTCTGTACGGAGAGGGCGCTGTCACTGGGCTTGAGCCGGAAAAAGCCGAGTACCTGTCAAAGCTGAGCGGCCAGGGCGTGCTGGAGCCCTACAATGATTCGCTGGACGGCGTGCAGTCTCTGGGGGTGTACAAGCGCTTTACCTTCAGCAACGGCCACAGCGCTCTGGTGCTCAAGCAGCACCGGATCGAGGACATCGCCCAGAATTTTGCGCTGTCCTTTTACAGTGGCAGCGGCTTTAGTTACGTGGTTAAAAATGACGGGGAGGTGCTGATCCGCTCCGCCAACAAAAACAGCAACCGGACCTTTAAAAACCTGTATGACATCATTGACTTGTCCGGAAAGAACAGTGAGAGCGCCCTTGCATCCTTTAGGGCAGCCCTGGAAAGCGGGCAGTCCGGCACCGCAGTTTTCAGCTATAACACCGCCCAGAATGTCTTCTGCTATGTGCCAATGTCCAGTGCGGAGGGCTGGTATCTGGTCTCCATTATCCCGAACAGGGTGGTCATGAAACAGGCCAACAATATTATCAACGGGACGCTGATGCTCTGTGGGCTTATCGCCGCGTTGATCCTGGCCATCATGTTTATCTATAACCGGAGCCGCCGGGCCCACCGCCAGGAGGTTCTGCAGATCGCCTACTATGACAGCCTGACCGGACTGCCCAACTTTGAAAAATTCAAGCTGGAGGGCGCCGGCCTTATGGCCAGAAGCCCGGACACCAGATGGTGCGTGCTATATATTGATATCACAGGTTTCAAGCTGGTGAATGACGTCATGGGGTTCCAGTTTGGCGACGAAGTGCTCCGCTATCTGGCAGATGTGCTGCTAAAGGAAAAGGGCGAACAGGACATCGTGTGCCGCTTCTCGGCCGATAACTTCCTGTTCCTGCACGCCTACGAGCGGCGGGAGGACGTCGGGGCACTGTGCCAGAGAATCATCGGTGCGATGCGGTGCCCGGCCATTGGCGGCAGGCAGAACGTGCCCCTGTCTGTGCACATTGGGGTTTTCTGCCTTGAGGACGACCCCGGCGCAGGTGATATCAGCCTTATGGTTGACCGGGCGCATATGGCCCAGAAGAGCATAAAAAACGGCCGGAGCAACCAGTACTGCCAGTATGACAGCAGCATGCGCTCAGAGATGCTGCGCCGGTCAGAGATGGAAGCAGTTATGGAAAAGGCCCTGGCCGACGGCGAGTTCACCTTCTACATTCAGCCCAAATATGACGTGAACGGCAGGAAGATTGTGGGTGCTGAGGCCCTGGCCCGCTGGATACAGCCTGGGGAAAAAATGGTAAGCCCTGGGGAATTCATCCCCGTCTTTGAGCAGAACCAGTTTATCCTCCAGCTGGACGAGTATATTTTCACAAGGGTGTGTGAAAGCCTGAAAAACCGTTTGGAGCGGGGACTGCCAGTGGTCACCATCTCGGTCAATGTCTCCCGGGTGCACGTGCGTCAGGAGAATTTTGTCAGCATTTACCAGGGCATCAAGGAGCGTTACCGGATCCCCGATGGCCTCATCGAGCTGGAGCTGACTGAGAGCATCTTTCTGGAAAATCTGGACCGCATTGGGGGCATTATCCGCGAGCTGAGGGAGGCGGGCTTTGGCTGTTCGATTGACGACTTTGGCTCAGGCTATTCCTCGCTCAACGCCTTAAAGGAGCTGCCCGTCAATGTGATCAAGCTGGACCGCGAGTTCCTGCTGAATGAAGGCGATACCGGCAAGGGCGCCATCATTGTGCGCAGCATCATCCAGATGGCAAAAAAGCTGGAGATACAGACCGTGGCGGAGGGCGTGGAGACGCCCGGGCAGCTGGCCTTTTTAAAAGGCGCGGGCTGCGATATGATCCAGGGCTTCATTTTCTCAAGACCCCTGCCAGAGCCGGACTTCGCCAGACTTCTGGAGGAGAACACCTGA
- a CDS encoding TetR/AcrR family transcriptional regulator, which translates to MVNDKFYSLPEEKQQRIINAALRIFAQNPYKKANTADIAAAAGISKGLLFHYFGNKQTLYEYLFRYGNDVMRGHISELLPPDESDFFEIWLRSQRAKSEIIMRNPYLMDFFIRVYYDKAPENVGNMSFYGDLETASTAVILDRIDRSKFREETPPEKVIRWLIWAAEGFMKRQSDLGRVDIEQLDTEFTELVLFIRQHCYKEEALQ; encoded by the coding sequence GTGGTAAACGACAAATTTTACAGCCTGCCAGAGGAAAAGCAGCAGCGGATCATCAACGCGGCCCTCAGGATTTTTGCACAGAACCCCTACAAAAAAGCCAATACGGCCGATATTGCCGCCGCGGCAGGCATTTCTAAGGGGCTGCTGTTCCACTACTTCGGCAACAAGCAGACCCTGTACGAGTACCTGTTCCGGTATGGCAACGACGTGATGCGCGGCCATATCAGTGAGCTGCTGCCGCCCGATGAGTCCGATTTCTTTGAGATCTGGCTGCGCTCCCAGCGGGCTAAATCCGAGATTATCATGCGCAACCCTTATCTGATGGACTTCTTTATCCGGGTCTATTATGACAAGGCGCCAGAGAATGTGGGCAACATGAGCTTTTACGGCGACCTGGAGACAGCCAGCACCGCGGTGATCCTGGACCGGATCGACCGGAGCAAGTTCAGGGAGGAGACCCCGCCCGAGAAGGTGATCCGCTGGCTGATCTGGGCGGCTGAGGGCTTTATGAAACGCCAGAGCGACCTTGGCAGAGTGGACATTGAACAGCTGGATACCGAGTTTACCGAACTCGTTCTATTTATCAGACAACACTGCTACAAAGAGGAGGCATTACAATGA
- a CDS encoding ABC transporter permease subunit has protein sequence MLSGPLFRKTFKSQLKMLVIFAAIMAMYMGVEISMFNPDSMDGIKEMMDMLPQQMINAMNLDVGAETSLVGFLGSYFYGFIVIMVPMIFNIIASNNAAAKLVDSGAMACLLSAPNSRTKVIATQAAALILSNILLMAFVTVMGIAVSQALFPGDLDIRAFLLVNAGALLMQLAVSAIGFFASCLFNESRLSLALGGGLPVLFLVLMMLSGVSEDLDVVRYTTLYSLFDPAEIIAGGDTVGLCMAALAAVSVVLYTLGILIFRRKDLPL, from the coding sequence ATGCTTAGCGGGCCGCTTTTCAGAAAAACCTTTAAATCACAGCTCAAGATGCTTGTCATCTTCGCGGCCATTATGGCCATGTACATGGGCGTTGAGATCAGTATGTTCAACCCCGATTCCATGGACGGCATAAAAGAGATGATGGATATGCTTCCTCAGCAGATGATAAACGCCATGAACCTGGACGTGGGCGCTGAGACAAGCCTTGTGGGCTTTCTGGGCTCCTATTTTTACGGCTTTATCGTCATCATGGTGCCCATGATCTTTAACATCATCGCCAGCAATAACGCGGCGGCCAAGCTGGTGGACAGCGGCGCCATGGCCTGCCTGCTGTCTGCCCCAAACTCCCGGACCAAGGTGATCGCAACCCAGGCCGCAGCCCTGATCCTGTCCAATATCCTCCTCATGGCCTTTGTGACCGTTATGGGGATCGCGGTCAGCCAGGCCCTGTTCCCGGGCGATCTGGACATCCGCGCCTTTCTGCTCGTCAACGCAGGCGCCCTGCTCATGCAGCTGGCCGTCAGCGCCATTGGCTTCTTTGCCTCCTGCCTGTTTAATGAGAGCCGCCTGTCCCTGGCTCTGGGCGGGGGTTTGCCCGTACTGTTTCTGGTGCTCATGATGCTCTCCGGCGTCAGCGAGGACCTGGACGTTGTGCGCTACACGACCCTGTACAGCCTGTTTGACCCTGCCGAGATCATCGCAGGGGGCGATACCGTGGGCCTGTGCATGGCCGCCCTGGCCGCAGTCTCGGTGGTGCTGTATACCCTGGGTATCCTGATCTTCAGACGGAAGGACCTGCCGTTGTAA